In a single window of the Agrobacterium fabrum str. C58 genome:
- a CDS encoding efflux RND transporter periplasmic adaptor subunit, whose translation MQHKVTFNRFVFLLLSAAALPLSAAAEGEAQAPVKQQNLPSIIVAHAAKRDLVDRIIATGTIRPVDEIYVQPLVDGLSIDTLNVDIGDRVEANAILAVLSSDSLILQKSQLEANKAKAQAAVAQAKAQVLEAEASANDANRQRDRAAKLGQSGSGSVSQVEQTQAQAEVAAAKLNAARQAVSAGEADIKVVDAQIADIDLKLTRTGVKTPVAGIVSAKNAKVGAIASGAGNPLFTVIKDGAIELVADLSETDIQKVKIGQKAYLTVAGGAEKIEGKVRLVSPTVDPTTRLGSVHVVLPENSPARSGMYASAAIIVEETNALALPLSAVTSGREGSTTRKVEGDVVKQVKIETGIEDSGFIEIVSGLAAGDKVVEKAGAFVRDGDRINPVEAQTAASN comes from the coding sequence ATGCAGCATAAAGTCACGTTTAACCGCTTTGTTTTCCTTCTTCTTTCCGCAGCGGCGCTCCCCTTGTCCGCAGCCGCCGAGGGAGAGGCGCAGGCACCGGTCAAACAGCAGAACCTGCCTTCCATCATCGTTGCGCATGCCGCAAAACGCGATCTCGTCGACCGCATCATCGCGACGGGCACCATCCGTCCGGTTGATGAAATCTATGTCCAGCCGCTGGTCGACGGCCTGTCGATCGATACGCTGAACGTCGATATCGGTGACAGGGTCGAAGCAAATGCGATCCTTGCCGTCCTCTCCTCGGACAGTCTGATCCTTCAGAAAAGCCAGCTTGAGGCCAACAAGGCCAAGGCGCAGGCTGCTGTCGCACAGGCCAAGGCACAGGTCCTGGAAGCGGAGGCGAGCGCCAATGACGCGAACCGCCAGCGCGACCGCGCCGCAAAGCTCGGCCAGAGCGGCTCCGGCTCCGTCTCGCAGGTAGAACAGACCCAGGCCCAGGCCGAAGTGGCCGCCGCCAAACTCAACGCCGCCCGCCAGGCCGTTTCCGCCGGCGAAGCCGACATCAAGGTGGTTGATGCGCAGATTGCCGATATCGATCTGAAGCTGACGCGCACGGGCGTGAAAACCCCGGTTGCCGGCATCGTTTCAGCCAAGAATGCGAAGGTCGGCGCGATTGCCAGCGGTGCCGGCAATCCGCTTTTCACCGTCATCAAGGATGGCGCGATCGAACTCGTCGCCGATCTGTCCGAGACCGATATCCAGAAGGTGAAGATCGGCCAGAAAGCCTATTTGACGGTTGCCGGCGGAGCTGAGAAAATAGAGGGCAAGGTGCGCCTCGTCTCGCCCACCGTCGATCCGACGACGCGCCTCGGTTCCGTGCATGTGGTGCTGCCCGAAAACAGCCCGGCGCGCTCAGGCATGTATGCCAGCGCGGCGATCATCGTCGAAGAGACGAATGCGCTTGCTTTGCCGCTTTCGGCCGTTACCTCCGGGCGTGAAGGCTCGACCACCCGCAAGGTGGAAGGCGACGTCGTCAAGCAGGTGAAGATCGAGACCGGCATAGAAGACAGTGGT